A region from the Branchiostoma lanceolatum isolate klBraLanc5 chromosome 2, klBraLanc5.hap2, whole genome shotgun sequence genome encodes:
- the LOC136427873 gene encoding monoacylglycerol lipase ABHD2-like translates to MEVFFGAAVLVLCYVFLRLLNLSNGPAPPTLYFRPSTLNEFLLQTVPLLTLRYTPPILWGRNGHLQSIIHSLFGPSRSKESRTGECFSVQLEDGSTLTYTLYDTSKPHPAGDITIVVCPGFGSSNRSKYIQAFVSLVSDHGFKVAVLDHLGTTDNPLTARRIFTYGETGEFGAMVDDVMRENPTTRLIVVGFSMGANIVCKYMAEGRPHNSKVICLVSAGQGYDAVRGSNVLMEWTGFRRAYNFAMAQGLKTILQRHSYVLFRGNSAFNLSAIQSATSLQEIDLAYTLQAGGYSSLHSYYRHCSCKFTMHKITVPTLLVNALDDPLIPEDMLEAPFNYAMSRDNAMFVLTRHGGHLGFYSGGLIIPDSETWLHRLLLQYLDAMSTLAIEQSKVKPSTDSLLSSTSTYENLCASSSVGTPVD, encoded by the exons ATGGAAGTGTTCTTCGGCGCTGCCGTCTTGGTGCTGTGCTACGTCTTCCTCCGGCTTCTCAACCTAAGCAACGGCCCGGCGCCTCCCACCTTGTACTTCCGCCCCTCGACCCTGAACGAGTTCCTGCTGCAGACAGTACCGCTCCTCACCTTAAG ATATACTCCCCCTATCTTGTGGGGCAGGAATGGTCATCTACAGTCCATTATCCACAGTTTATTTGGTCCCAGTCGCTCGAAAGAGTCCCGCACGGGGGAATGCTTCTCAGTCCAGCTGGAGGATGGCTCCACCCTCACCTACACCCTGTACGACACGTCCAAACCCCACCCTGCGGGAGACATCACCATCGTTGTCTGTCCTGGCTTCGGCAGCTCAAATCGTTCCAAGTACATCCAGGCATTCGTCAGTCTGGTGAGTGACCACGGTTTCAAGGTGGCCGTGCTTGACCACCTGGGGACCACGGACAACCCGCTGACCGCCCGGCGCATCTTCACCTACGGGGAGACGGGAGAGTTTGGGGCCATGGTCGATGACGTCATGCGGGAGAACCCCACAACACGCCTTATTGTTGTGGGGTTCAGCATGGGGGCCAACATTGTGTGTAAATACATGGCAGAGGGGAGGCCTCACAACAGCAAGGTGATCTGTTTAGTGTCCGCGGGACAGGGCTACGACGCCGTTAGAGGGAGCAACGTGCTGATGGAATGGACCGGCTTCAGGAGAGCGTACAACTTCGCCATGGCCCAGGGGCTGAAGACCATCCTCCAGCGGCACAGCTACGTCCTCTTCCGGGGGAACAGCGCCTTCAACCTCAGTGCCATCCAGTCGGCAACCTCTCTGCAGGAGATCGACCTGGCCTACACCCTCCAGGCCGGCGGGTACTCCAGCCTGCACAGCTACTACCGCCACTGCAGCTGCAAATTCACTATGCATAAGATAACCGTACCCACCCTCCTTGTAAATGCCCTCGACGACCCCCTAATTCCCGAAGATATGCTAGAAGCCCCGTTCAACTATGCAATGAGTCGAGATAACGCGATGTTCGTGCTCACTCGCCACGGAGGCCATCTTGGTTTCTACAGCGGCGGTCTGATCATTCCTGACTCGGAGACCTGGCTGCACAGgctcctgctgcagtaccttgatGCAATGTCAACTCTAGCTATAGAGCAGTCCAAAGTAAAGCCTAGCACAGATAGTCTCCTGAGCTCAACCAGCACGTATGAAAATTTGTGTGCCTCTTCCAGTGTAGGGACACCGGTGGACTGA